Below is a genomic region from Streptantibioticus cattleyicolor NRRL 8057 = DSM 46488.
GAACGCAGTTCTCCCACGGAGGTGTCAACCGTGTCCGAGACACCGACCCGCCGGCGCGTCCCCGCAAGGGACGTCGGCCGCTACGTGAACTAGGCGCTGCGCGACCGGTACTTCCGGGCCTGCGACGCGGTCTACGCCCTGGGCCCGGCCCCGCGCGCGGAGCACGACGTGGAGACCGTCTTCGGGACCACGCACGTCTACGAGTGGGGCCCCACGCACCCTGCGGACGAAACCCGGATCCCGGTGGTGCTCGTCCACGGCTCCGGCTCCAACTCCTCGATGTGGTACCCGAACGTGGCCGCCCTGCGCACCCGGGGCCCGGTCTACGCGCTCGACACCCCCGGCGACCCGGGGCGCAGCGTCCACCGCGTCCCCATGCACCGGCCCGAGCGCGCCGCGCGGTGGATGGACGAGGCCCTTGCCGCCCTCGGGCTCGACCGGGTCCACCTCATCGGCTCCTCCTACGGCGGCTGGCTCACCCTCAACCAGGCGCACCGGCGTCCCGGCAGGTTGGCCTCGGTGACCCTGCTCGGCCCCGGGGGGCTGGAGAAGGTGGGGCTCCGGTTCTTCGTCTGGATCTTCGTCAGCCTCTTCGCGACGTCCGCCCCGAAGCCGCTGCGCCGCCATCTGGCCGCCTGGCTGGACCAACCCGTCCTCGTCATCCCCGAG
It encodes:
- a CDS encoding alpha/beta fold hydrolase — its product is MRDRYFRACDAVYALGPAPRAEHDVETVFGTTHVYEWGPTHPADETRIPVVLVHGSGSNSSMWYPNVAALRTRGPVYALDTPGDPGRSVHRVPMHRPERAARWMDEALAALGLDRVHLIGSSYGGWLTLNQAHRRPGRLASVTLLGPGGLEKVGLRFFVWIFVSLFATSAPKPLRRHLAAWLDQPVLVIPELRAMIRTGVRAFRIRRPAPLPLTDDELRTIHTPLHLLMGRRSLLVHPKRQLARVPSLVPGARVEIVPATGHGPQIDHADAVNERMLDFIGSVD